In a single window of the Phocoena phocoena chromosome 14, mPhoPho1.1, whole genome shotgun sequence genome:
- the YIPF4 gene encoding protein YIPF4: MQPPGPPPAYSPTNGDFTFVSSADAEDLSGSIASPDVKLNLGGDFIKESTATTFLRQRGYGWLLEVEDDDPEDNKPLLEELDIDLKDIYYKIRCVLMPMPSLGFNRQVVRDNPDFWGPLAVVLFFSMISLYGQFRVVSWIITIWIFGSLTIFLLARVLGGEVAYGQVLGVIGYSLLPLIVIAPILLVVGSFEVVSTLIKLFGVFWAAYSAASLLVGEEFKTKKPLLIYPIFLLYIYFLSLYTGV, from the exons ATGCAGCCGCCGGGCCCTCCCCCTGCGTATTCCCCCACTAACGGGGACTTCACCTTTGTCTCCTCAGCAGACGCGGAAG ATCTCAGTGGTTCAATAGCATCCCCAGATGTCAAGTTAAACCTTGGTGGAGATTTTATCAAAGAGTCTACAGCTACTACATTTCTGAGACAAAGAGGATATGGCTGGCTTTTGGAAGTTGAAGATGATGACCCTGAAGATAACAAGCCACTCtt ggAAGAATTGGATATCGACCTAAAGGATATTTACTACAAAATTCGATGTGTTTTGATGCCAATGCCATCACTTGGTTTTAATAGGCAAGTGGTGAGAGACAATCCTGACTTTTGGGGTCCTCTGGctgttgttcttttcttttccatgataTCATTATatggacagtttagg gtgGTCTCATGGATTATAACCATTTGGATATTTGGTTCATTAACAATTTTCTTACTGGCCAGAGTTCTTGGTGGAGAA GTTGCATATGGCCAAGTTCTTGGAGTTATAGGATATTCATTACTTCCTCTCATTGTAATAGCCCCTATACTTTTGGTGGTTGGATCATTTGAAGTGGTGTCTACACTTATAAAA ctctttggtgtgttttgggctgcCTACAGTGCTGCTTCATTGTTAGTGGGTGAAGAATTCAAGACCAAAAAGCCTCTCCTGATTTATCCAAtctttttattatacatttattttttgtccttATATACTGGGGTGTGA